The following are encoded in a window of Castanea sativa cultivar Marrone di Chiusa Pesio chromosome 9, ASM4071231v1 genomic DNA:
- the LOC142608875 gene encoding uncharacterized protein LOC142608875 has translation MKRKRKRRCLMALGIPLILIFLLFIIILILALTVFKTKSPKTTLVSASLDGVAPSVSLPFAQIELNITIDLKILVKNPNHVSFKHGQGKSYLLYEGNQVGEADIYPGKVPATGSATLPYRLTLEADKLASNLTGFITDVIGGQLVMQADTRIPGRINFLGIFKKHVVVVSECQLQIAVLDMNITDKACKDKTKF, from the coding sequence ATGAAACGAAAGAGAAAACGCCGATGTCTTATGGCATTAGGTATACCACTAATCTTGATCTTCCTGCTATTCATCATTATCTTGATATTAGCCCTGACCGTGTTTAAGACGAAATCACCAAAGACCACGCTCGTCTCCGCCTCTCTTGATGGTGTTGCTCCTAGTGTCTCATTACCTTTCGCTCAGATTGAACTCAACATCACTATTGACCTCAAGATCCTTGTCAAGAACCCAAACCACGTCAGCTTCAAGCACGGCCAAGGCAAGAGTTACTTGTTATATGAAGGAAATCAGGTGGGAGAGGCTGATATATACCCTGGTAAGGTTCCTGCGACGGGTTCCGCCACACTTCCATATAGGCTTACGCTCGAGGCAGATAAGCTAGCTTCCAATTTGACAGGTTTTATCACTGATGTAATAGGGGGCCAACTCGTTATGCAAGCAGATACCAGAATTCCGGGCAGGATTAACTTCTTAgggattttcaaaaaacacgTCGTCGTTGTATCTGAATGCCAACTGCAAATTGCTGTTCTAGACATGAACATCACGGATAAAGCTTGCAAGGACAAGACTAAGTTCTGA
- the LOC142610053 gene encoding late embryogenesis abundant protein At1g64065-like, whose amino-acid sequence MDVEKANRSRNRTCCCIGTTICIIIAIVILILILAFTVFKPKRPVISYNNMSVKDLDVSFDITKFKVYLNVTLDVDLSVKNPNKAGFKYSDSTAFINYRGQLVGEVPIPADQISAGETKAMNVSLTLLADRLLSNSDIYSDVKSGVVPLNSYIRLPGKVKILGFKIHAVSTSSCDFSVYTSNRTMGDQSCQYKTKL is encoded by the coding sequence ATGGATGTCGAGAAAGCGAATCGCAGCAGAAACAGGACTTGTTGCTGTATAGGCACAACAATCTGTATCATCATTGCCATAGTAATCCTCATACTCATATTAGCATTCACTGTCTTCAAGCCCAAGCGTCCCGTGATCTCCTACAACAACATGAGCGTCAAAGACCTCGATGTCTCTTTCGACATAACCAAATTCAAGGTGTACCTCAACGTCACTCTCGATGTCGATCTCTCCGTCAAGAACCCAAACAAGGCCGGTTTCAAGTACTCCGACTCCACCGCCTTTATCAACTACCGAGGCCAGCTCGTCGGCGAAGTCCCAATTCCCGCCGATCAAATCTCCGCCGGCGAGACCAAAGCCATGAACGTCTCGCTCACTCTCTTGGCAGACCGTTTGCTTTCCAACTCCGATATATACTCCGATGTGAAATCTGGTGTGGTGCCACTCAACAGCTACATCAGACTTCCTGGGAAAGTCAAAATCTTGGGTTTTAAGATTCACGCTGTTTCGACCTCGTCCTGTGATTTCTCTGTCTATACCTCCAATCGTACTATGGGAGATCAATCCTGCCAGTATAAGACAAAGTTATAA
- the LOC142611009 gene encoding cyclin-dependent protein kinase inhibitor SMR11-like — MDSESPPEESKKIVNSAVKSDEVCQIETRENVTEAPAVLDGTVSLGPITPDSDREIGDFPIDSNSNSNREDDPTDDSSPRTPKDGVFDPFAPGPDDKALAPLCNKYPHEPKGIVARRLDFHSSVVAVEAGDCGNGAEPLSDEVMFESVYENLLEAILSKQTEDVASEISNVYLDSDGCRTPPFAPRLTGIADTCPGPPIKPAGQSRNIDLGLCRKLEF, encoded by the coding sequence ATGGATTCAGAATCTCCTCCTGAGGAATCTAAGAAAATAGTAAATTCTGCAGTAAAATCCGATGAGGTTTGTCAGATCGAAACTCGTGAGAATGTTACTGAGGCGCCAGCGGTTCTTGATGGTACTGTTTCACTAGGTCCTATCACTCCTGATTCAGATAGAGAGATTGGGGATTTTCCCATTGATTCTAACAGTAACAGCAATAGAGAGGATGACCCGACTGATGATAGTAGCCCTCGGACGCCAAAGGATGGTGTTTTCGACCCATTTGCCCCCGGTCCAGATGACAAGGCATTGGCTCCTCTATGTAATAAGTACCCCCATGAGCCTAAGGGCATTGTTGCACGCCGCCTGGATTTTCATTCTTCTGTCGTAGCTGTGGAAGCTGGGGATTGTGGAAATGGTGCTGAACCCCTTTCAGATGAAGTGATGTTTGAATCGGTTTATGAGAATCTCTTGGAAGCTATACTCTCAAAGCAGACCGAGGATGTTGCTTCTGAAATTTCAAATGTATATTTGGATTCTGATGGTTGTAGAACACCACCTTTTGCACCACGTTTAACTGGAATTGCTGATACTTGTCCTGGGCCTCCCATCAAGCCTGCTGGGCAATCAAGGAACATTGATTTGGGCTTATGTAGAAAGCTTGAATTCTGA